The genomic segment TCGACAAAAACTTCTACGACCTCACCAAGCTGCCACCAGGCACCCCTCAGCTTCGTCTCGCGGAACGTCTTGCGACCACAAAATAATCATCGGCTCTCCGGAGGATGTTCTAATGGATTGTCCACCAGTTCAGTTTGACGGGGTAATTCTCCGCGCCGCCCTCCAAACTAAGAACAGCATCATCATCCCAAACAGGAGCAACACCGCTCCCCAAATCAGGTTGATGTTGATCCCTAACGAACGTTGATAGACTTCTTTGTTTCCAAACGCCCCGAACATCACCAGCACCACTCCATAGAAGCTGAACAAAATCCCTATCGGCAGTCGCAAATCAAAGTTCATATCACCAGAATAAAATATTTAAAAGCGTCACGCCTGCGAGCACCAGTACCGCCAAAGTCACCGGCCGTTCATACCATGGCCCGCCCTCAGCTTTGGGTTTCGGTGTCAGTGAATACACCAACCCTTTCAACTCTCCCTCGCTCTTCCTCTGCCTGGTAACCAGCGAAATCAAGATCGTCAGCCCAAAGCAACACACCCAGGCCACAATAGCGATCGTGAAGTTCTGGCTCATCTCACTATATGGCGTAAACAAATGAGTGATCCATCCACCCTTGATTCCCGCCACATCTCCTTGCGGCAACGATAGTCCATGAAAAATCGCGGCCGCTACCGTCCCACCCAGCAATCCCCAAAATGCACCATGTCCCGTCGTTCGACGCCAGAACATCCCGAGCAAAAACGTCGCGAACAGCGGTGCGTTCACGAACCCAAACACGAGCTGCAACATGTCCATGATGTTATTGAACGCGGATGCGAGGTATGCCGCACCCACACTGAATAAGATCCCAAACACCGTCGCCATCCGCCCCATCCAAAAATAATGCTGATCCGACCGCTTCGGCGCAATGTAGCTCTCGTAAATGTCATACGTCCAAATCGTGTTGAACGCCGTCACGTTCCCCGCCATGCCCGACATAAACGATGCCATCAATGCCGTGAACCCAACCCCAATCACTCCCGTCGGCAAATACTTCGCCAACAAAATGGGAATCGTCATATTGTAATCCGGCGTCCCAGCCTTGGTCATCGGCAGCAGTTGATTCCCACCCCCATGATGCAATGCAATGGCGATCATCCCCGGCAAAATCACCAGTGCCGGAAACATCATCTTCGGCACAGCTGCAATCAAAGGAGTTCGGCGCGCCGCTGAGATAGAGCGCGCCGCCAATGCCCGTTGAATCACCAGGAAGTCCGTGCACCAATATCCAAACGACAACACAAACCCCAGTCCGCTAACCAACACAAACCCATTCACTCCCAGCGGGTTTTCTGCCGGGCTTCCCGCGTGTCGCCAAAGGTGACTCCACGCTCCGGGTGCGAAGCCAGCATTGGTCGCCACCGGCGCCAGCTTTTGCTGTAATTCGCTCCAACCTCCCACATCCTTCAATGCCAGAAAGACCAGTGGTGCAAACCCAAGCACAATCATGAAGAACTGCAGCACCTCATTGTAAATCGCCGAAGTCAATCCACCGAGAAAGATGTAAACCAACACCACCGCCGCTGAGAAAGCGATGCTTGCACTGTAATTCCACCCCAGCAGTATCTCGAGCAACTTCGCCAACGCGTGCAACGAAATGCCCGACGAAAATACTGTCATTACCAGGAATGAAACCGCATTAAACGCACGTGTCTTTTCATCGAAGCGCAACTTCAAATATTCAGGCACCGACCGCGCTTTCGACCCGTAATAAAACGGCATCATGAAGATCGCCAGGAACACCATCGCCGGAATCGCACCCAGCCAGTAGAAGTGGCAGGTCATGATCCCATACTTCGCGCCCGACGCCGCCATCCCGATCATCTCTTGCGCTCCCAAATTAGCCGATAGAAAAGCCAATCCCGTGACCCACGCAGGTATGGATCTGCCTGACAGAAGAAAATCCCCGCTCCCCTTCATCCTCCGCTTCAGGACCGCCCCAATCCCAACGACAAAAACGAAATATGATCCCAGGATCAAATAATCCAGCCATGTCAATTGCAGCAGTCGCGGCATCTGTTTTCCCTGTCTGCTTTAAAGATGGCATTGAATCAGCCCGCGCGAAAGCAGGCACCTCCCTCACCCACCCCATCATTCATCCAATAGCATGCTTCCTCACAACTCGCCTTCTTTCTCCCCATAAAACAACTGATGCGCCCGCTCGTACTCCTTCTCCGGCACCAACACCTTCGTCTCCCGGTTCAAATCCCCATCATCCGGCAAACTCGGATCCACGAACTCCTGCGTGCCGACAATCCCATGCTTCTCCAGCATCATCAGCAACATCTCCGCATTCACCGCCGGCCCGGTATAAAAAAGTTTCATGAAGCGTTCGCGTTTCGGTTGAAATTATTTCTGGGAATCCCTGTTTAATTTCGACAGATCCTCTTTCAACCCGCCCGCGTCTAAACCGTAACCCTTTCTTCTTCTCTCCAGGGCAGGCACGACAATTTCTGCACGCACATCGATGGTCTTGCCATAAAGGATTTCCCAGGCTCTTCGAGTGTTGAGCAAAATATCTCCAACCGCGCGTTCCTCATCAAAACGAGGCCGAAACAAATCAACGGCATTCATGAGAACTTCCTTCAATTGATCTTCAGTCGGCTCGTTGGTCAGCCCATACACTAGCCGGAATGCCCGCACATCTTTCTCTTCCAAACGGCTCAGCTTTGAAACTAAAATATCAATCGGATGGGGAAGGCAAAATTCCACATTTTCCAAACGCTCAATGTAGGATCGCAAGGGCCAGTCGGGTCCCGCGCTGAAGGTGCTGGGGACACATTGCTCGATATAAATTGGACGCTGCCCCATTCCCAATTGGTTGCGATCAATTATTTGCGAAAGGTCCTCCTCGGCAAAGATGTCCACATCCGCGCTCAAAAAATTGGCATCGAGTGAAAGCTGCAGTGGTGCAGAACCAAACACCGTAATCCTGAAAATCCGATCCTTAGGCAGTGCTACAGCCAGCAGCTTCAACGTCTGTCCGGCGGGA from the Pedosphaera parvula Ellin514 genome contains:
- a CDS encoding sodium:solute symporter family protein; translation: MPRLLQLTWLDYLILGSYFVFVVGIGAVLKRRMKGSGDFLLSGRSIPAWVTGLAFLSANLGAQEMIGMAASGAKYGIMTCHFYWLGAIPAMVFLAIFMMPFYYGSKARSVPEYLKLRFDEKTRAFNAVSFLVMTVFSSGISLHALAKLLEILLGWNYSASIAFSAAVVLVYIFLGGLTSAIYNEVLQFFMIVLGFAPLVFLALKDVGGWSELQQKLAPVATNAGFAPGAWSHLWRHAGSPAENPLGVNGFVLVSGLGFVLSFGYWCTDFLVIQRALAARSISAARRTPLIAAVPKMMFPALVILPGMIAIALHHGGGNQLLPMTKAGTPDYNMTIPILLAKYLPTGVIGVGFTALMASFMSGMAGNVTAFNTIWTYDIYESYIAPKRSDQHYFWMGRMATVFGILFSVGAAYLASAFNNIMDMLQLVFGFVNAPLFATFLLGMFWRRTTGHGAFWGLLGGTVAAAIFHGLSLPQGDVAGIKGGWITHLFTPYSEMSQNFTIAIVAWVCCFGLTILISLVTRQRKSEGELKGLVYSLTPKPKAEGGPWYERPVTLAVLVLAGVTLLNILFW
- a CDS encoding DUF6036 family nucleotidyltransferase, encoding MKIEKWNPVVKWDSPAGQTLKLLAVALPKDRIFRITVFGSAPLQLSLDANFLSADVDIFAEEDLSQIIDRNQLGMGQRPIYIEQCVPSTFSAGPDWPLRSYIERLENVEFCLPHPIDILVSKLSRLEEKDVRAFRLVYGLTNEPTEDQLKEVLMNAVDLFRPRFDEERAVGDILLNTRRAWEILYGKTIDVRAEIVVPALERRRKGYGLDAGGLKEDLSKLNRDSQK